The proteins below are encoded in one region of Planctopirus limnophila DSM 3776:
- the trmD gene encoding tRNA (guanosine(37)-N1)-methyltransferase TrmD: MRFDVLTLFPGIFAGYLQQSLLNKAIEAGKVGVHLWNFREWTTDNHHSVDDKPYGGGPGMLIMCPPVFDCVEHVQAQGDAPGQLIMLTPAGRKLDQRLVEELSTHKRLVLLCGRYEGFDERIAEGLKPMEVSVGDFIANGGEVPAMLLIDTVIRLIPGVLGDETSHKYESFAQSGQLEYPQYTRPREYRGMKVPDVLLEGNHQAIAAWREQQSQERTATRRPAVELQRASVQAMRSSSEILPLPK; this comes from the coding sequence ATGAGGTTCGATGTCCTGACGCTGTTTCCAGGGATCTTCGCTGGCTATCTGCAGCAAAGCCTTCTCAATAAGGCGATTGAAGCAGGTAAGGTCGGCGTGCATCTGTGGAACTTCCGCGAATGGACGACCGATAATCATCACTCGGTTGACGATAAGCCTTATGGCGGTGGGCCAGGCATGCTCATCATGTGCCCGCCGGTTTTTGATTGTGTCGAGCATGTGCAGGCTCAGGGAGATGCTCCCGGCCAACTGATCATGCTCACGCCAGCGGGTCGAAAGCTCGATCAGCGTCTGGTGGAAGAACTCTCGACTCACAAACGTCTGGTTTTGTTATGTGGTCGTTATGAAGGTTTTGATGAACGGATCGCTGAAGGATTGAAGCCGATGGAAGTTTCGGTGGGTGACTTTATTGCCAATGGTGGTGAAGTGCCGGCCATGCTTCTGATCGACACTGTCATTCGGTTGATTCCCGGAGTGCTGGGTGACGAAACCAGCCATAAGTATGAATCATTCGCCCAGAGTGGACAGCTTGAATATCCGCAGTACACCCGTCCCAGGGAGTATCGCGGGATGAAAGTTCCCGATGTCCTGCTGGAGGGAAACCATCAGGCCATTGCGGCCTGGAGAGAACAGCAAAGTCAGGAAAGGACAGCCACCCGTCGCCCGGCTGTGGAGCTTCAAAGAGCTTCCGTACAGGCGATGAGATCTTCCTCCGAGATTTTGCCTTTGCCGAAGTGA
- the rplS gene encoding 50S ribosomal protein L19, producing the protein MQHKLLQAAEASSLRTDALEFEIGDTVDVHQRILEGDKERIQIFNGVVIARRHGGTRENFTVRRIVAGEGVERTFPIHSPKVAKIVVKRHGKVRRAKLFFLRDRVGKATRLTERLTKKGDE; encoded by the coding sequence ATGCAACACAAACTATTGCAGGCGGCGGAAGCATCCAGCCTGCGTACCGATGCTCTCGAATTCGAGATTGGTGACACCGTCGACGTGCACCAGCGTATTCTCGAAGGGGACAAAGAGCGTATCCAGATCTTCAATGGCGTGGTCATTGCCCGTCGTCATGGGGGAACCCGCGAGAACTTCACCGTCCGTCGCATTGTGGCGGGTGAAGGTGTCGAGCGTACCTTCCCGATCCACTCACCAAAGGTCGCGAAGATCGTCGTCAAGCGTCACGGTAAGGTCCGCCGAGCCAAGTTGTTCTTCCTCCGCGATCGCGTTGGTAAGGCCACTCGCCTCACCGAACGACTCACGAAGAAGGGCGACGAGTGA
- a CDS encoding FoF1 ATP synthase subunit delta/epsilon: protein MALGDSLRLTVVTPEKPVIDQVVRSVQFPLADGMTGVLPGRAPLIGRLGYDELVFIDDSGESRYFVDGGFVQIAQNVVTILTSSCRPLASLTRDEASKVLDAALTKKATSDNEVSQRQKEQNRARRMLALADQ from the coding sequence ATGGCTCTTGGTGACAGTTTGCGACTGACCGTTGTAACGCCTGAAAAACCGGTGATTGACCAGGTGGTGCGGAGCGTTCAGTTCCCGCTGGCTGATGGTATGACGGGTGTACTTCCCGGTCGCGCCCCATTGATTGGCCGTCTGGGGTATGACGAGCTGGTTTTCATCGACGACAGTGGTGAGTCGCGATACTTCGTGGATGGTGGTTTTGTGCAGATCGCTCAGAACGTCGTCACGATTCTGACATCTTCGTGTCGTCCTCTGGCGAGCCTGACCCGTGACGAGGCCAGCAAGGTTCTCGATGCGGCTCTTACCAAAAAGGCAACCTCTGATAACGAAGTCAGCCAACGCCAGAAGGAGCAGAATCGAGCACGTCGCATGCTGGCTCTGGCTGATCAGTAG
- the rpsP gene encoding 30S ribosomal protein S16, whose product MAVRIRMKKIGRKHRPFYRICVMDSRVHREGKAIEEIGWYDTAIDDKSKRVKINLERVDYWVSVGASLSDRVATLVKKIKTNKFGVKAAPPALIAPKVKEAAPAEGGEAPAEGGESTEG is encoded by the coding sequence GTGGCAGTTCGGATTCGCATGAAGAAGATTGGGCGTAAGCACCGTCCATTTTACCGCATCTGTGTGATGGACTCACGAGTTCACCGTGAAGGGAAAGCGATCGAAGAAATTGGCTGGTACGACACCGCCATCGATGACAAATCGAAGCGTGTCAAGATCAACCTGGAACGTGTTGATTACTGGGTCAGTGTCGGCGCCAGCCTCTCTGATCGTGTGGCTACACTCGTCAAGAAGATCAAGACCAACAAGTTCGGTGTGAAGGCTGCTCCTCCCGCGCTGATTGCTCCCAAGGTCAAGGAAGCTGCTCCCGCCGAAGGTGGTGAAGCTCCTGCTGAAGGTGGCGAAAGCACAGAAGGTTAA
- the ffh gene encoding signal recognition particle protein, whose product MFESITQGLQGALTGIFRSGKLTEANIREGLKQVRQALLEADVEYNVATQFIEKVTAEAVGEKVLKSLRPDEQLIGIVHQQLIALMGPTDHSLHLRRDGINKIMMCGLQGAGKTTTCGKLARKLKAEGWKPLMVAADMQRPAAIEQLKTLGQQLDVPVYAEAPGGNPVAVCKNGLAHAKTAGANVVIFDTAGRLHVDDRLMFELEQIDSRVQPDQVYLVCDAMTGQDAVRSAKAFNDALELDGVILTKLDGDTRGGAAISVKQVTGVPIKFVGMGEQLDRLEPFHPDRMAGRILGMGDIVTLFERAQEEFDAEEMERQQQRMLKGRFTLEDFRNQMKQVRRLGSLGDIMKMIPGMGGLLDQFQNIDAEKDMGRIDAIISSMTLDERQNPDRIDRSRRTRIARGSGTDPADVNRLLKDFDNMSSMMQKMSGLGVKDRFRAVQDLAKVGGMNPAAGLQAQKQRSKRGPADADLAAEKKKKARKEAKKQRKKNR is encoded by the coding sequence ATGTTTGAATCGATTACCCAAGGCCTGCAAGGGGCTCTCACGGGCATTTTCCGTTCTGGGAAATTGACCGAAGCCAATATCCGCGAAGGACTTAAGCAAGTCCGGCAGGCGCTCCTCGAAGCCGACGTTGAATACAACGTGGCCACGCAGTTTATTGAAAAAGTGACTGCCGAGGCTGTGGGTGAAAAGGTTCTCAAATCACTTCGACCCGACGAACAACTCATCGGGATTGTTCATCAGCAGCTCATTGCCCTCATGGGGCCGACTGATCACTCGCTGCATCTCCGGCGGGATGGCATCAACAAGATTATGATGTGCGGCCTCCAGGGGGCCGGTAAAACGACCACTTGCGGCAAACTGGCCCGCAAGTTGAAGGCCGAAGGCTGGAAACCTCTGATGGTGGCTGCCGACATGCAGCGACCTGCGGCTATTGAACAGCTCAAAACTCTGGGCCAGCAACTGGATGTTCCCGTGTATGCCGAAGCCCCTGGCGGCAACCCGGTGGCTGTCTGTAAAAATGGTCTGGCTCATGCCAAGACGGCCGGCGCGAATGTCGTCATCTTCGATACGGCGGGGCGCCTTCACGTTGACGACCGCTTGATGTTCGAGCTGGAGCAGATCGATTCGCGCGTCCAGCCTGATCAGGTCTATCTCGTCTGCGATGCCATGACTGGCCAGGATGCGGTTCGCTCGGCCAAGGCTTTCAACGATGCCCTTGAACTCGACGGCGTGATTCTCACCAAGCTCGATGGCGATACGCGCGGCGGGGCTGCCATCAGCGTCAAGCAGGTTACGGGTGTCCCGATCAAGTTCGTCGGGATGGGTGAGCAACTCGACCGGCTCGAGCCCTTCCATCCGGATCGTATGGCCGGTCGAATTCTGGGAATGGGTGATATTGTCACCTTGTTCGAAAGAGCCCAGGAAGAGTTCGATGCGGAGGAAATGGAGCGGCAGCAGCAGCGAATGCTCAAGGGCCGCTTCACGCTGGAAGACTTCCGTAATCAGATGAAGCAGGTGCGTCGGCTGGGCTCACTGGGCGATATCATGAAAATGATCCCCGGTATGGGTGGGCTGCTCGATCAGTTTCAAAACATTGATGCCGAAAAAGATATGGGTCGGATTGACGCGATCATCAGCTCGATGACTCTCGATGAACGGCAAAATCCAGATCGGATTGATCGTTCCCGCCGCACGCGTATTGCCCGCGGAAGTGGTACCGATCCTGCCGATGTGAATCGTTTGCTCAAAGACTTCGACAATATGTCGAGCATGATGCAGAAGATGTCCGGGCTGGGTGTTAAGGATCGTTTCCGTGCCGTGCAGGACCTGGCCAAAGTGGGCGGGATGAATCCTGCAGCGGGTTTGCAGGCACAGAAACAACGCAGCAAACGTGGCCCGGCTGATGCGGACCTTGCTGCGGAAAAGAAGAAAAAAGCTCGAAAAGAAGCGAAGAAACAGCGGAAAAAGAACCGCTGA